In Ancalomicrobiaceae bacterium S20, the following proteins share a genomic window:
- a CDS encoding SDR family oxidoreductase, with the protein MRIFLTGATGFIGSAVVTELLNTGHEVIGMTRSDAGAAALTAAGAEPYRATLEDPDGIRAGAEAADAVIHTAFDHDFSRFQENCEKDRRVIGALGAALKGSDRPLLITSGVGMGSAGPGQLAREDVFNDHHPNPRIASERAGHALLDAGINVSVMRLPQVHDTRRQGLITPLIQIFRDKGLAAYVGDGSNRWSAAHVRDVAVLYRLAIEHAQPGVRWNAVTEEGVETRRIVETVARGLGIPAVSVTPEAAAEHLGWMAMFAAMDLPASSEQTRATLGWRPTGPSLLADLDAMDYRTTAAAE; encoded by the coding sequence ATGCGCATTTTCCTGACCGGCGCCACCGGCTTCATCGGCTCGGCCGTGGTGACAGAACTCCTGAACACCGGCCACGAGGTCATCGGCATGACCCGGTCGGACGCCGGCGCCGCAGCCTTGACCGCCGCGGGCGCCGAGCCCTATCGCGCCACGCTCGAAGACCCGGACGGCATCCGGGCCGGCGCCGAGGCGGCCGACGCCGTCATCCACACCGCCTTCGACCACGACTTCTCCCGCTTCCAGGAGAATTGCGAAAAGGATCGCCGCGTGATCGGCGCGCTCGGCGCCGCGCTCAAGGGATCCGATCGCCCGCTCCTCATCACCTCCGGCGTCGGGATGGGCAGCGCCGGTCCCGGGCAGCTCGCGCGGGAGGACGTCTTCAACGACCACCATCCGAACCCGCGCATCGCTTCCGAACGCGCCGGCCACGCGCTGCTCGACGCCGGCATCAACGTCTCGGTGATGCGGCTGCCGCAGGTACACGACACCCGGCGGCAGGGGCTGATCACGCCGCTGATCCAGATCTTCCGCGACAAGGGCCTCGCGGCTTATGTCGGGGACGGCAGCAATCGCTGGTCGGCCGCGCATGTGCGCGACGTCGCCGTGCTCTACCGGCTGGCGATCGAGCACGCCCAGCCGGGCGTACGCTGGAATGCCGTCACCGAGGAGGGCGTCGAGACCCGCCGGATCGTCGAGACGGTGGCACGCGGGCTCGGCATCCCGGCCGTGTCGGTCACGCCGGAGGCCGCGGCCGAACATCTCGGATGGATGGCGATGTTCGCGGCGATGGACCTGCCGGCGTCGAGCGAGCAGACGCGCGCCACACTCGGCTGGCGGCCGACGGGCCCGTCCCTGCTGGCCGACCTCGACGCGATGGACTATCGCACGACCGCCGCGGCCGAGTGA
- a CDS encoding flavin reductase family protein: MTDVSEASAAIVPFAAVDEACFRQAMRGLAGGVAVVTSGDREVFAGMTATAICSVSTAPPLVLATLNRASNTHATICRTGVFALNLLREDQVELAARFATGSGKAADIAAHRPGVTGCPVLDDVGTTIECVLHDAHEAGTHTIFVGAVVRTEARRAAPLVFFDGRYAHLVPEGGAPG; this comes from the coding sequence ATGACCGATGTTTCGGAGGCTTCCGCCGCGATCGTTCCGTTCGCGGCCGTCGACGAAGCGTGCTTCCGGCAGGCGATGCGCGGGCTCGCCGGCGGCGTCGCGGTGGTGACGAGCGGGGATCGCGAGGTGTTCGCGGGCATGACCGCGACGGCGATCTGCAGCGTCAGCACCGCGCCGCCGCTGGTGCTCGCGACGCTCAATCGTGCGAGCAACACCCACGCGACGATCTGCCGAACCGGCGTCTTCGCGCTCAATCTGCTCCGCGAGGATCAGGTCGAGCTCGCCGCGCGGTTCGCGACCGGCTCGGGCAAGGCGGCGGATATCGCCGCTCACCGGCCGGGCGTCACCGGCTGCCCGGTCCTCGACGACGTCGGTACCACGATTGAGTGCGTGCTCCACGACGCCCACGAGGCCGGCACCCATACGATCTTCGTCGGCGCGGTGGTCCGGACCGAAGCGCGTCGGGCGGCGCCGCTGGTCTTCTTCGACGGGCGCTATGCGCACCTGGTGCCGGAGGGCGGGGCGCCCGGCTGA
- a CDS encoding HlyD family secretion protein: protein MTWRGAFGGVVAVAGVGAAAVAGWLWASGGAIQVTDNAYLRADAIVVAPRIEGHLTEIRVRENQPVAKGDVLARVDETRFRARVEQAVATRQAKRAQVDGDRATLASIEAQRALQGSIIEQARASEAAAIAEAERARLDYERYRSLTATNASTAQRLESATSDHLKADAERRRAAAQVAADEQRLAIFEADRLKAEARLAQSLAELDEAEAAVALVRADLDDTRLVAPFDGVVGNMAARTGQYVRPGLSLLTLVPRRPYVVANFKETQLARMRPGQAARITVDAFPGLDLAARVESFAPATGSEFSLLPPENATGNFTKVVQRIPVRLELLGLDGRTERLASGLSVVVAVDTASPGCEADCAPVPAAPGSGPAPAEELPKTSRVLSQETTP, encoded by the coding sequence ATGACGTGGCGCGGTGCGTTCGGCGGGGTCGTGGCGGTCGCCGGCGTCGGCGCTGCGGCCGTTGCCGGCTGGCTCTGGGCCTCGGGCGGGGCGATCCAGGTGACCGACAACGCGTATCTCCGCGCCGATGCGATCGTGGTCGCGCCGCGCATCGAGGGCCATCTGACCGAGATCCGGGTGCGCGAGAACCAGCCGGTCGCCAAGGGCGACGTCCTCGCGCGCGTGGACGAGACCCGCTTCCGGGCCCGTGTCGAGCAGGCCGTGGCGACACGGCAGGCCAAGCGCGCCCAGGTCGACGGCGATCGCGCCACATTGGCGTCGATCGAGGCGCAGCGCGCGCTCCAGGGGAGCATCATCGAGCAGGCGCGCGCGAGCGAAGCCGCCGCGATCGCGGAGGCTGAACGGGCGCGGCTCGACTATGAGCGCTATCGCTCGCTGACCGCGACCAACGCCTCGACGGCGCAGCGGCTCGAGAGTGCGACCTCGGATCACCTGAAGGCCGACGCCGAGCGCCGCCGCGCCGCCGCGCAGGTCGCCGCCGACGAGCAGCGATTGGCGATATTCGAAGCCGATCGCCTGAAGGCCGAGGCGCGGCTCGCGCAGTCGCTCGCCGAACTCGACGAAGCCGAGGCCGCGGTCGCGCTGGTGCGCGCCGATCTCGACGACACGCGTCTCGTCGCGCCCTTCGATGGCGTGGTCGGCAACATGGCCGCGCGAACCGGGCAATATGTGCGACCGGGCCTGTCGCTGCTGACGCTCGTGCCGCGACGGCCCTATGTGGTCGCCAATTTCAAGGAAACGCAGCTCGCCCGCATGCGGCCCGGCCAGGCGGCGCGGATCACGGTCGATGCCTTTCCCGGCCTCGATCTCGCCGCCCGTGTCGAGAGTTTCGCACCCGCGACCGGCTCGGAATTCAGCCTGCTGCCGCCTGAGAACGCGACCGGCAACTTCACCAAGGTGGTGCAGCGGATCCCGGTCCGTCTGGAACTGCTCGGCCTCGACGGCCGCACTGAGCGTCTCGCCTCGGGCCTGTCGGTCGTGGTCGCGGTCGATACCGCGTCGCCGGGCTGCGAGGCCGACTGCGCCCCCGTGCCCGCGGCACCGGGTTCGGGGCCGGCGCCCGCGGAAGAACTGCCGAAGACGAGCCGGGTCCTGTCGCAGGAGACGACGCCATGA
- a CDS encoding thioesterase domain-containing protein yields the protein MVPPDIVVLPKLPLTPNGKIDRAALPSPDTARQGRARGPDSRRAPTGPTETALAAIWSKVLGVADVGADDDFFALGGHSLLVMRVVIGVREALGVELVMRDLFEAPTVAALAERLGSRSGRLETPSSPASGQGRSVLLRPGTGAPLVLFHAIGGGLGVYGPLVDALGLSGPVHGLNGLRDDAPADVETLGRDWADEIERLAPEGDARLIGWSFGGVVAYEAARQLIDRGRPPRAVALIDACLPIRGPGDGFSSDEVWAAFAHVLAADVIGAETLEAVAPPVGDFAALVQRHPRLRAADLVALYGTFARNMQAWAAYRPQAISTPVPMTLIRAADGPDPAAMGRLFPDWAALAGAGSTVTLPGDHVSLLRPPHIAAVAAAIEARADDLRRAG from the coding sequence ATGGTGCCTCCGGATATCGTGGTGCTGCCCAAACTGCCGCTCACGCCGAACGGCAAGATCGATCGGGCCGCGCTGCCGTCTCCTGATACGGCGCGGCAGGGCCGGGCGCGCGGCCCGGACAGCCGGCGGGCGCCGACCGGACCGACCGAGACCGCACTCGCGGCGATCTGGTCGAAGGTGCTCGGCGTTGCCGATGTCGGCGCGGATGACGACTTCTTCGCGCTCGGCGGCCATTCGCTGCTGGTGATGCGGGTGGTGATCGGCGTGCGCGAGGCGCTCGGTGTCGAACTGGTCATGCGCGACCTGTTCGAGGCGCCGACGGTCGCGGCACTCGCGGAACGTCTCGGCAGCCGAAGCGGACGGCTGGAAACCCCGTCCTCGCCGGCCAGCGGGCAGGGCCGCTCGGTACTGCTGAGGCCCGGAACGGGCGCGCCGCTCGTGCTGTTCCATGCGATCGGCGGCGGGCTCGGTGTCTACGGTCCGCTGGTCGATGCGCTCGGCCTGTCCGGTCCGGTCCATGGCCTGAACGGTCTGCGCGACGATGCGCCCGCCGACGTCGAAACGCTCGGTCGCGATTGGGCCGACGAGATCGAACGGCTGGCACCGGAGGGCGATGCGCGGTTGATCGGCTGGTCGTTCGGCGGCGTCGTCGCCTACGAGGCCGCGCGGCAGCTGATCGACCGGGGACGGCCGCCGCGCGCGGTCGCGCTGATCGACGCGTGCCTGCCCATCCGTGGCCCGGGTGACGGCTTCTCCTCCGATGAGGTCTGGGCGGCCTTTGCTCATGTCCTCGCCGCCGACGTGATCGGCGCGGAGACGCTCGAGGCGGTCGCACCGCCGGTCGGCGACTTCGCGGCGTTGGTCCAGCGCCATCCGCGGCTTCGCGCGGCGGATCTCGTGGCGCTCTACGGCACCTTCGCCCGCAACATGCAGGCCTGGGCCGCCTACCGTCCGCAGGCGATATCGACGCCGGTGCCGATGACGCTGATCCGGGCCGCCGACGGGCCGGATCCGGCCGCGATGGGACGGCTCTTCCCCGACTGGGCGGCGCTCGCCGGCGCCGGATCGACCGTGACGCTGCCGGGCGATCATGTCTCGCTGCTGCGTCCGCCCCATATCGCGGCGGTCGCCGCCGCGATCGAGGCGCGGGCCGACGACCTGAGGAGGGCGGGATGA